The DNA sequence CCGACCAGGCCTGCCCCGGGGGCGTCAGGTCGGCCGTCGTGGGGCTGTCCGTCGGGAAGTTCAGCGAGAATTTCGCGCCCGGTATCGATCGCCTTGGCAGCCACGGCCAAGCCGGTATCGGCAACGGCCAGCGAAATCTTGAGCGGCGCGGTGATCAGCGACACCAGCTTCATGGCACAACTCTAGGGTGACTTTGCGCGGTTGGCTGACAATCTCCTGTGAAGAACTCACAGGAACCTCACAGCGAAGATCCAGCGCACCGTAAATTTTGAGGGGAAGATTGTCGGAGGTGAGCATCACGACAGAGACACATCAAGGAACGTTTCCCGTCAACGGCACCACCCCCGCCAAGGTGCTGGTGGTCGACGATGAGTCGAACATTGTCGAACTGCTCTCGGTCAGTCTGAAATTCCAGGGGTTTGACGTCTATACCGCCGACAGCGGCGCCGCCGCCCTGGATCTGGCTCGCACGGTTCGTCCCGATGCGGTGATCCTCGACGTGATGATGCCCGGAATGGACGGATTCGGGGTGCTACGCCGCCTGCGCGCCGACGGGATCGACGCGCCGACGCTGTTCCTGACCGCCCGTGACGGTCTGCAGGACAAGATCGCCGGGCTGACGCTGGGCGCCGATGACTACGTGACCAAGCCGTTCAGCCTGGAAGAGGTGGTCGCCCGGCTGCGGGTGATCCTGCGTCGCTCCGGGATGGGCTCGGAGCCTGCTCGCAAGTCGCGACTCAGCTTCGCCGATATCGAGCTCGACGAGGACACTCACGAGGTGTGGAAGACCGGCGAGCCGGTTGCGCTCTCGCCCACCGAATTCACGCTGCTGCGGTACTTCATGATCAACGCAGGCACCGTGCTCAGTAAGCCCAAGATCCTCGACCATGTGTGGCGTTATGACTTCGGCGGCGATGTGAACGTCGTCGAGTCCTACGTCTCGTATTTGCGGCGCAAGATCGACAACGGCGAGAAGCGGTTGTTGCATACGCTTCGTGGCGTGGGATACGTATTGCGCGAGCCGCGGTGAGTACCCGCCCCGGCGTTCGTCGGGGTGTACCGCTGCGGGTGAGCCTCGTGGTCGGAACCTTGGTTCTGGTTGCGCTGGGGTTGGTGGCATCTGGCATTGCGGTGACTACCACCATGCAGCGCACCATGATGAACCGCGCCGATCGCGAGCTGATCGATGCCGCGAATGGGTGGGCCAACCGGCCACCTCCACCGCCGCCGGCCTTCGACACCAACCGGCATCGGCCCCCGTCCTTGTTCTTCATCCGCACCACCGATGACCGCGGACGGGTGGTCATCATGCTCAATGACCGCGCCCGCGCCGATCCGGACCTACCGCTCGACAATGATGTGGGCGGCCGTCCCGTGACGGTGCGCTCGGCCGACGGCACCACGGAGTGGCGTGCGGTGTCCCGCCACGACGCGCTGGGCGGATACACCACCGTTGCCCGCGACATCACCGATGTGCGCACCACGGCACGAGACCTGTTGTGGTTGCAGGTGGCGATAGGGATCGCCGTGCTGACTGTGCTTGGTATTGCCGGATATTGGTTGGTGCACCGCAGCCTGCGGCCGCTGGCCGAGGTGGAGGCGACGGCAGCCGATATCGCTGCGGGTCATCTTGATCGGCGGGTACCGGAACGTGATCCGCGCACCGAGGTGGGCCGATTATCGTTGGCGCTCAATGGAATGCTTGCGCAGATTCAGCGTGCGGTGGCCGATTCGCAGAAGTCCGCGAAGACGGCCCGTACCTCCGAGGAGCGCATGCGCCGGTTCATCACCGACGCCAGTCACGAATTGCGCACACCGCTGACCACCATCCGCGGCTACGCCGAGCTCTACCGCCAGGGCGCGGCCACCGACATCGAGCTGGTGCTGGGCCGGATCGAAGGGGAGTCGACCCGCATGGGTCAGCTCGTGGAGGACTTGCTGCTGTTGGCGCGACTGGACGCGCATCGGCCCATGGAACAGCGGCTCGTCGACCTACTGGTGTTGGCCACCGATGCCGTGCACGATGCGAAAGCCACTGCGCCAGAACGTGATGTGGAACTGGAAGTTTTTGATGGCCCCGGCACCCCGGAGGTCATCGGCGACGAGCTGAGGTTGCGCCAGGTGCTGGGGAACCTGGTGAGCAATGCGCTCGGGCACACCACCGCGGCCGTCCGGGTCCGGGTGGGCACCGAGGGAGATGACGCCGTCCTGGAGGTCATCGATGCGGGACCAGGCATGACGAAAACCGACGCCGAACGTGTCTTTGAGCGGTTTTATCGTGCCGACACGTCACGCACCCGCAGCAGTGGCGGTACGGGGCTGGGGCTGTCGATCGTCGACGCCCTCACCGCCGCACATGACGGCACCGTCACCGTGCACACCGCGCCCGGCGAGGGCTGCCGATTCGAGGTGCGGTTGCCGCGTGCCGATATGACCGACGACGAAGCCGAGATCGAGGACGTAGATACTGAGGTGCCGGAGGCTGAGGGGCCTGCGCCAAAGATCCTGCGGACTAGCCGATCTCAGCCAGCGCAGCCTTGATCTTCGCCTGCGCCTCGTCGAGGGATTCCGCCGAAGCGTTGGGATCGGCGTTCTCGAAGCTGAAGTCGGTCAGTTGGTAGCCGGGGAACACGTGCACGTGTAGGTGCGGCACCTCCATGCCCGCGATGATGTAACCGGCACGCGGTGCGTCGAAGGCCTTGCGGATGGCGCGGCCTAAGCGCTGTGCGACGAGATTGACCTTCGCGAAGACGTCCGCATCGATGTCCTGCCACTGGTCGATTTCGGCTCGCGGCACCACCAGGGTGTGTCCCTGGGCGATCGGCGCGATCGTCAGAAACGCGACGACGTCGTCGTCCTCGTAGACGAACCGACCCGGCAGTTCTCCGTTGATGATCTTCGTGAAGACGCTGGACATGTCTCTAGGTTAGTGGCCCGTCGTCGGGGCGCAGGCCGCGGATAGCTCGCGGGGCACCAGCGGGTCCGCGTCGCCGCGGGGTGCGCGGGCGGGCGGGCGGGCCGTCATACCGATCAGGCAGCCGGTGATCACCACCGCCGCTCCGGCGAGTTCCAGCATGGTCGGCTGTTCGCCGAGAATCAGCCAGGACGCGGTGATACCCACGACCGGAACCAGAAGAGAGAACGGTGCCACCCGGCTCGCCGGGTACAGGCCCATCAGGTAGGTCCACAGGCCCAGGCCCACCACGGTGGCCAGTAGCACGATGTACACCAGGCCGCCGAGGGCGATCAGTCCGCTGCGCTCACCGATCGAGGCCACCGCGTGCCACCCTGCCGATGGCCCCTCGGTGACTGCCGACAGCGCGAACAGCGGGATGGGCGGCACCACCGACATCCACAGGGTGAGGCGCAGCGGTGTGCGCGGATCGGTGTTGCCGGCCATGGCCTTTCGGCTCCCGATGTTGCCGAATGCCCAACCCAGTGCGCCGAGCAGCGTGAGGATTACCGGGACCAGCGCGGCGGACGCGCCGTGTGCCGCGCGATCAGCCGCGATGACCGCCATACCGCCGACGGCGAGAGCGATACCCGCGATCTGACGGCCCGACATCCGCTCGCCGAGCAGCAGCACGCCCAGGATCGCGGTGAAGGGGGCCGAGGCCTGGAGCACCAGGGAGGCAAGGCCTGTCGGCATCCCGTTCGCCATGGCAAGGAACAGGAACGCGAACTGGACGGTGCCGAACCCGACTCCGTACAACAGGAACCACCGCATCGGAACCCGTGGCCACGGCACGAACAGGATCACCGGAACCGCCAGCACCGCGAACCGCAGCCCGGCGAAGAAGACCGGCGGGAAATGGTCCAGCCCAGCGTGGATGGCCAGGAAATTGATGCCCCACAGCACTGCGACGGTCAGTCCGAGGAGACGGTGCCGGGTTGTCATGCCGTCGATCCTGCGTACGGAATCGATTCAGCACAATCTAATTAATGTGCACTATTAATGTAGATTTTCTTAATGGATGTGCGCCGCCTGCGGATTCTGCGTGAGTTTGCCGATCGCGGCTCCGTCGGCGAGGTCGCCGATGCGATGAGGCTCACCCCTTCGGCGGTATCGCAGCAGTTGAAGGTACTGGCCCGCGAGGCGGGCGTGCCGTTGTTGCGGCAGGACGGGCGGGGCATCGCACTGACGGAGGCCGGCCGCGCACTGGTGCTGCGCGCCGACGAGGTGATTGCCGCCGTCGACCGGGCGGCGGAGGAGATGGTGGCCTACCGGGAGGGGACACAACCGGTCGTGCGGATCGCGTCGTTCCCCTCCGGTGGGAGTCTGCTGCTGCCCAGGCTCGTCGCCGCCGTCGAGGGTGTGGTGGATGTGCGGCCGGGCGACGAGGACGTGACGTACAGCGAGGCCCCCGGGCTGCTGACCGAGTACGACATTGTTGTCACGCACCGGGACGAGCGGGCTGCTGCCCTGCGGTCCGCGCGGGTGTGGTCGATGACGCTCATGCGAGAGCCGATCGATCTCCTGGTGCACAACGATCACCCGCTGGCGGGGCGTGGCTCGGTGACGCCGGGTGAGCTGGCGGACGAGACCTGGATCAGTGTCCCCGAGGGGTTCCCGGTGGACGATGTCCTGGTCTCACTCGGGGTATCGGCGGGCATTCGGCCCCGAGTCCGGTTCCGGTTCAAGGATTTCCAGATTGTCGAAGACATGGTTGCCCACGGCCATGGCATCGCCTTGATGCCGCGATACGTGAGCCGGAGCCCGCGGGTGGCGCGACTGGTCATTCGTGAGGTCCGGGCAGGGCGGCTGTACGAGGTGCTGGCCCGTCCCGGTGCCCAGCACCGACCGGCGATTGCCGCGGCCATCCGCGGGCTGCAGGACGCTGCAGCGGTACTGGAATCCCAGTAGCCGCTAGGGCGTGTTCGGTCCGATGCGCCCCCCAGACCGAACAACACCTGTCCAGAGGGCCGTCGGCAACGAATTACTCGAGAGGCGCAAGAAAACCGACTCAATCGGTGTATTTTGCGCATGTTGCGAGCAAGGAGGGCCAATGGCGATAGATAGGTATGCCCCCGAGGAAGTGGCGTTACGCCCACGAAATGTCCACTTTGAGTGGGACAGGTCGCCGCTGCACTGGATTCCTGGCGATCCGTACGCTTCGCATGTCGTGACGGCACTCAATTTGTTCCTGCCGGTGGCCGAGCGCTGGTTCAGTGCGTTGTTATCAGATGCGCTTGAATACGTACGAGACGAGCGTCTGCGGGAGGAGATCGTCGGCTTCATCGGGCAGGAGGCCGTCCATGCGAAGACCCATGATGAAGTCTTGGTCGACTATGTACGCCGACATGGGATCGATCCGGTGCCGTTCACTCGTCAACTGGAGTGGGTCGCGACTCAATACGAGCATCGCTCCGCGCGAGCGAATAGGACGAACCGGCGCAAGGCAATGGCCTCCGGAACCCATGCGCTTTGTGCCGCAGAGCATTACACCGGTGTGCTCGGCCATTGGGCACTGAACAATTCATGGGACGAGATGGGTGTCGACCCGACGTTGTGCGATCTGTACCGGTGGCATGGAGCCGAAGAAGTGGAACACCGGCATG is a window from the Mycobacteroides salmoniphilum genome containing:
- a CDS encoding EamA family transporter; its protein translation is MTTRHRLLGLTVAVLWGINFLAIHAGLDHFPPVFFAGLRFAVLAVPVILFVPWPRVPMRWFLLYGVGFGTVQFAFLFLAMANGMPTGLASLVLQASAPFTAILGVLLLGERMSGRQIAGIALAVGGMAVIAADRAAHGASAALVPVILTLLGALGWAFGNIGSRKAMAGNTDPRTPLRLTLWMSVVPPIPLFALSAVTEGPSAGWHAVASIGERSGLIALGGLVYIVLLATVVGLGLWTYLMGLYPASRVAPFSLLVPVVGITASWLILGEQPTMLELAGAAVVITGCLIGMTARPPARAPRGDADPLVPRELSAACAPTTGH
- a CDS encoding HIT family protein, yielding MSSVFTKIINGELPGRFVYEDDDVVAFLTIAPIAQGHTLVVPRAEIDQWQDIDADVFAKVNLVAQRLGRAIRKAFDAPRAGYIIAGMEVPHLHVHVFPGYQLTDFSFENADPNASAESLDEAQAKIKAALAEIG
- a CDS encoding LysR family transcriptional regulator, which encodes MDVRRLRILREFADRGSVGEVADAMRLTPSAVSQQLKVLAREAGVPLLRQDGRGIALTEAGRALVLRADEVIAAVDRAAEEMVAYREGTQPVVRIASFPSGGSLLLPRLVAAVEGVVDVRPGDEDVTYSEAPGLLTEYDIVVTHRDERAAALRSARVWSMTLMREPIDLLVHNDHPLAGRGSVTPGELADETWISVPEGFPVDDVLVSLGVSAGIRPRVRFRFKDFQIVEDMVAHGHGIALMPRYVSRSPRVARLVIREVRAGRLYEVLARPGAQHRPAIAAAIRGLQDAAAVLESQ
- a CDS encoding metal-dependent hydrolase, whose protein sequence is MAIDRYAPEEVALRPRNVHFEWDRSPLHWIPGDPYASHVVTALNLFLPVAERWFSALLSDALEYVRDERLREEIVGFIGQEAVHAKTHDEVLVDYVRRHGIDPVPFTRQLEWVATQYEHRSARANRTNRRKAMASGTHALCAAEHYTGVLGHWALNNSWDEMGVDPTLCDLYRWHGAEEVEHRHVSYNVAKYFGMDYFAQVVSGVLVSLVFFVMLLRGTRFLVHEDPALPNIGYIRLLWKLRGSGRQGAVPTAGYMARSGLRLLNRDYSPVDEGSTAQAIAYLAASPAARLFHG
- a CDS encoding response regulator transcription factor translates to MSITTETHQGTFPVNGTTPAKVLVVDDESNIVELLSVSLKFQGFDVYTADSGAAALDLARTVRPDAVILDVMMPGMDGFGVLRRLRADGIDAPTLFLTARDGLQDKIAGLTLGADDYVTKPFSLEEVVARLRVILRRSGMGSEPARKSRLSFADIELDEDTHEVWKTGEPVALSPTEFTLLRYFMINAGTVLSKPKILDHVWRYDFGGDVNVVESYVSYLRRKIDNGEKRLLHTLRGVGYVLREPR
- a CDS encoding sensor histidine kinase — its product is MSTRPGVRRGVPLRVSLVVGTLVLVALGLVASGIAVTTTMQRTMMNRADRELIDAANGWANRPPPPPPAFDTNRHRPPSLFFIRTTDDRGRVVIMLNDRARADPDLPLDNDVGGRPVTVRSADGTTEWRAVSRHDALGGYTTVARDITDVRTTARDLLWLQVAIGIAVLTVLGIAGYWLVHRSLRPLAEVEATAADIAAGHLDRRVPERDPRTEVGRLSLALNGMLAQIQRAVADSQKSAKTARTSEERMRRFITDASHELRTPLTTIRGYAELYRQGAATDIELVLGRIEGESTRMGQLVEDLLLLARLDAHRPMEQRLVDLLVLATDAVHDAKATAPERDVELEVFDGPGTPEVIGDELRLRQVLGNLVSNALGHTTAAVRVRVGTEGDDAVLEVIDAGPGMTKTDAERVFERFYRADTSRTRSSGGTGLGLSIVDALTAAHDGTVTVHTAPGEGCRFEVRLPRADMTDDEAEIEDVDTEVPEAEGPAPKILRTSRSQPAQP